The following coding sequences lie in one Halorarum halophilum genomic window:
- a CDS encoding DUF4242 domain-containing protein, whose product MDVHKDVDASVEEVIEAHKKDVEVQGEHGVEYKRYWVDEDEGTVFCLFEGPSKEAGEKVHEEAHGLTADEIHEVREGE is encoded by the coding sequence ATGGACGTACACAAAGACGTCGACGCGAGCGTCGAAGAGGTCATCGAGGCGCACAAGAAGGACGTCGAAGTTCAAGGCGAACACGGGGTAGAATACAAGCGGTACTGGGTGGACGAAGACGAGGGGACCGTCTTCTGTCTCTTCGAAGGGCCGAGCAAGGAAGCGGGCGAGAAAGTCCACGAAGAGGCACACGGCCTCACCGCGGACGAGATCCACGAAGTGAGAGAGGGCGAATAA